Proteins encoded in a region of the Diadema setosum chromosome 7, eeDiaSeto1, whole genome shotgun sequence genome:
- the LOC140230447 gene encoding uncharacterized protein, producing the protein MVIHFLQSERGSGRLPVLHPLRWEWAHYPNALEKVDIRDICGLLENRVFTPGDIGQDPYFRFRQVAATSILGDTSMPSLLKDFFKFYASFDFARSAITLRSSQELFLKAGATNTMMYIQNPVRGTNAAASVQSPGNIQAIRHGLVQARDYLDRGGDWRQLLPASS; encoded by the exons ATGGTCATCCACTTTCTACAGAGCG AAAGGGGATCGGGCAGACTCCCGGTACTGCATCCGTTGCGATGG GAATGGGCCCACTATCCAAATGCTCTGGAGAAAGTTGACATCCGGGATATCTGTGGTCTGTTGGAAAACAGAGTCTTCACTCCCGGAGACATCGGTCAAGACCCTTACTTCCGCTTCCGGCAGGTCGCTGCTACCTCCATCCTTGGGGACACCAGTATGCCTTCACTCCTGAAG GATTTCTTCAAGTTCTACGCCTCTTTCGACTTCGCTCGAAGTGCTATCACACTGAGATCCAGTCAAGAGCTCTTTCTGAAGGCGGGGGCAACGAACACCATGATGTACATCCAAA ATCCCGTCCGAGGAACCAACGCAGCTGCCTCGGTCCAGTCGCCAGGGAATATCCAGGCCATCCGACACGGGCTCGTGCAGGCCAGGGATTACCTGGACAGAGGTGGGGATTGGAGACAACTCCTACCAGCCTCGTCTTAG
- the LOC140230757 gene encoding HCLS1-associated protein X-1-like isoform X1, with product MNFSDAFRSFFGIPEHTDEDEDERGTFQGPHFFTFPPGGFGGFSGPKFPNGDNEDDGMDFPEEGPPGRNRPFPGGFHFAFDREMEEMFKHFDEMFRNFGLADFPSHFNEGIAQHPPTQPGPSSLRDQMLKEPDRELREDATSSSQSPAPQRAADRVPRLSWFDELKKGNLSKIVPLDPDVETSSTAAKKDSDLDSAVKQRDVERAARGEQTQGNVPQFRSYSRSVSIQTIRRADGTTETRRTEIDDKGNETTTVTTTQGEMPHPGIPSSFPRLRLGRPPGHLESEEHADSMFEKFFGSWFRK from the exons ATGAATTTCAGCGATGCATTTCGGTCATTTTTCGGGATACCCGAACAcac TGATGAGGACGAGGATGAGAGAGGCACATTCCAGGGCCCACATTTCTTCACTTTCCCACCGGGTGGCTTCGGCGGCTTCAGCGGCCCAAAGTTCCCCAATGGAGACAATGAAGATGATGGCATGGACTTCCCAGAGGAGGGACCGCCAGGTCGGAACAGACCATTTCCCGGAGGATTTCATTTCGCCTTCGACAGGGAGATGGAAGAGATGTTCAAACACTTTGATGAGATGTTCAGAAACTTTGGACTTGCTGATTTTCCATCCCACTTCAACG AAGGAATCGCGCAGCATCCCCCAACTCAGCCAGGTCCCTCATCACTGAGAGATCAGATGCTTAAAGAACCAGATAGAGAGCTCAGGGAGGATGCCACCAGCTCATCACAGTCACCAGCCCCACAGCGAGCAGCAGACAGAGTGCCCCGACTGTCATGG tttgaTGAGCTCAAGAAGGGGAATCTCTCCAAAATTGTTCCTCTTGATCCAGATGTGGAAACATCATCAACTGCAGCAAAGAAAGATTCAG ATCTGGATTCTGCCGTGAAGCAGAGAGATGTGGAGCGAGCAGCCAGAGGTGAACAGACCCAGGGGAATGTGCCTCAGTTCAGGTCGTACTCGAGGAGCGTATCAATCCAGACGATCAGGAGGGCAGATGGG ACAACAGAAACAAGACGGACCGAGATCGATGACAAGGGTAATGAGACCACCACGGTAACCACCACTCAGGGTGAAATGCCCCACCCTGGTATCCCTTCCTCGTTTCCTAGGCTGCGTCTCGGGAGACCTCCGGGACATCTGGAGAGTGAAGAGCATGCTGACTCCATGTTTGAGAAGTTCTTTGGATCCTGGTTTAGGAAGTAG
- the LOC140230757 gene encoding HCLS1-associated protein X-1-like isoform X2 yields the protein MNFSDAFRSFFGIPEHTDEDEDERGTFQGPHFFTFPPGGFGGFSGPKFPNGDNEDDGMDFPEEGPPGRNRPFPGGFHFAFDREMEEMFKHFDEMFRNFGLADFPSHFNGIAQHPPTQPGPSSLRDQMLKEPDRELREDATSSSQSPAPQRAADRVPRLSWFDELKKGNLSKIVPLDPDVETSSTAAKKDSDLDSAVKQRDVERAARGEQTQGNVPQFRSYSRSVSIQTIRRADGTTETRRTEIDDKGNETTTVTTTQGEMPHPGIPSSFPRLRLGRPPGHLESEEHADSMFEKFFGSWFRK from the exons ATGAATTTCAGCGATGCATTTCGGTCATTTTTCGGGATACCCGAACAcac TGATGAGGACGAGGATGAGAGAGGCACATTCCAGGGCCCACATTTCTTCACTTTCCCACCGGGTGGCTTCGGCGGCTTCAGCGGCCCAAAGTTCCCCAATGGAGACAATGAAGATGATGGCATGGACTTCCCAGAGGAGGGACCGCCAGGTCGGAACAGACCATTTCCCGGAGGATTTCATTTCGCCTTCGACAGGGAGATGGAAGAGATGTTCAAACACTTTGATGAGATGTTCAGAAACTTTGGACTTGCTGATTTTCCATCCCACTTCAACG GAATCGCGCAGCATCCCCCAACTCAGCCAGGTCCCTCATCACTGAGAGATCAGATGCTTAAAGAACCAGATAGAGAGCTCAGGGAGGATGCCACCAGCTCATCACAGTCACCAGCCCCACAGCGAGCAGCAGACAGAGTGCCCCGACTGTCATGG tttgaTGAGCTCAAGAAGGGGAATCTCTCCAAAATTGTTCCTCTTGATCCAGATGTGGAAACATCATCAACTGCAGCAAAGAAAGATTCAG ATCTGGATTCTGCCGTGAAGCAGAGAGATGTGGAGCGAGCAGCCAGAGGTGAACAGACCCAGGGGAATGTGCCTCAGTTCAGGTCGTACTCGAGGAGCGTATCAATCCAGACGATCAGGAGGGCAGATGGG ACAACAGAAACAAGACGGACCGAGATCGATGACAAGGGTAATGAGACCACCACGGTAACCACCACTCAGGGTGAAATGCCCCACCCTGGTATCCCTTCCTCGTTTCCTAGGCTGCGTCTCGGGAGACCTCCGGGACATCTGGAGAGTGAAGAGCATGCTGACTCCATGTTTGAGAAGTTCTTTGGATCCTGGTTTAGGAAGTAG